The DNA segment CGGTGACCACCAGGGTGTCGACGCCGGCGGTGTGCAGCGTCGCGGCGAGCGAGGTGCCGAAGAACGCCGAGGCGTACTGCTTGACCAGCACCGGCTCACCCGGCTGCGGCGACAGCGTGAGCTCCCCCCACCCGCCGGGCGCGTCCTCGGCGAACGCGGCCAGCGCGGGCACCTTGCGGACGAACAACCCACCGTCGGCCAGGCCGGCCGCGTACCGGACGACGGTCCACACCACCGGGTGCCCGCCGGCGCGCGCCGCCGCGACCAGCTCGGCGGTCGCGGCGAGGGCCGGTCCCGGGTCCGGCAGCGCGAACGGGCCGCCGTCGGCGGTGTAGGCCCGCACCAGGTCGACGACGAGCACCGCCGGCCGGCTGCCCCAGCCGACCCGGCCGGAGAACGCCTCCCCGTGCGGCCCGGCCATCAGGTCCAGACCGGGCGCTTGGGCGCCGGCAACCCGGTCTCCTCCTCGCAGCGGGCCAGCAGCTCCTCGATCGGCGGCCCCATGTCGAACACCGGCAGCTCGGCCGGCCGGTCGGCCCGCATCCGGTCGCGCAGGGTCGCCGTCGCCGCGGCGTCCACGGTGGGCCGGTCGCCGTCGCCGCTCAGCACCACGCCGTAGCGCCGCGCCCCCTCGGCGGTGACCAGACCGCGGTCGACCTCGAGCGCGACCAGCGCCGGGTCGCGCTCCAGCGGGTCGCCCCAGCCGCCGCCGCCCCAGGTGACGAAGTGCAGCACGTCGCCGGGCGCGACCGGCACGTCGTGGCACTTGCTGGGCAGCACCCGGCGGGTGCCGTCGGGGTGGTCGATCCACTTGGTGCCCCGGGTGCCGGGGTGCCCGCCGTTGACGCCCCACGGGTAGGTGAGCCAGCGGTCGTCGTGGATGGCGATCGTGCCCGGCTCCTCGAAGACGTAGGCGACGTCGACGCCGTTGCCGCCGCGGTGCAGGCCGGGGCCGCCGGTGTCGGCGATCGTCTCCCACTTCTCGATCCGCAGCGGGTAGTAGGACTCCAGGTACTCGCACGGGATGTTGGTGAAGCTCGGCCACAGCGAGTGCCCGTCCGGCCCGTCGCCCAGCGGCCGGCCCGGGATCCCGCCGAAGCCGATCGAGTACAGCTGGAACCACTCGCCCTTCCGCTCCCCGCCGGAGTAGTGGCCGGAGTACATGAAGTGCGGCGAGGAGGAGAAGCCCGCGGCGTTGAGCAGCGCCGGGTTGGTCTGCCCGAGCAGCCCGCCGAACAGGTCGAAGACCCGGCCGATGCCGTGGTTGCGGCCGTTGAGCGAGGCCGGGTGCGCCGGCTTCCAGTACGAGCCGTCCGGGATGGTGACGTCGACCAGCGGGTAGAACCCGTCGTTCCAAAGGATCTGCGGGTCGGCCACGGTGATCATGTAGATCCCGAAGAACATCCGGGTCAGGTTCTCGTTGATGTAGTAGTTGATCGGCCCGGCCGCCTGGGGCGAGGAGCCGGTGAAGTCCAGGTGCACCTTCTCCCCGGTGCGGGTCAGCGACAGCTTCAGCTCGTAGGGCCCGTTGCCCACGCCGTCGTCGCAGATGTAGTCGGTGAAGCTGAGCGTGCGGCCCTCCTCGAACACCATGGCCAGCAGCACCTTCATGGCGTCGAAGTTGCGCTGCAGCAGGGAGTCCAGCGCCGAGAGGTAGGTCGCCGTCCCGAACCGCTCGCACATCTCCACCACCCGCCGGGACGCGGTGCGGCAGGCGGCCACCAGGCCGTTGAGGTCGGCGCGGTTCCAGTCCGGCATCCGGACCTGGTTGAGGATGATCCGCAGCGCGTCCTCGTTGGGCACGCCCTTGGCGTAGAGCTTGAAGGGCGGGATGACCACGCCCTCCTCGTAGATGGTGCGGGCGTCGGTCGGCATCGACGACGGCGTCTTGCCCCCGACGTCGGACATGTGCCCGAACATCGCCGACCAGCCCACGACCCGCCCCTCGTGGAAGACCGGGACGACGACCAGCCAGTCGTTGGCGTGGCTGATCGCGGCACCGCAGGCGTACGGGTCGCTGGTCAGCAGCACGTCGCCCTCCTCGATCGTGCCGTCGAAGCCGTCGAGGAAGTCGGGGATGGACAGCCCGAACTGGCCCACGACCATCTTGCCGTCGGGGTCGGCGATGAGCGGGACCTCGTCGTGCTGCTCGCGGATGCCCGGGCTCAGCGCGGTGCGGAACAGCACCTCGTCCATCTCGTGCCGGGCGTTGCGCAGCCCGTTCTCGATGAGGTCGAGGGTCACCGGGTCGACCTCGGCCCGCTCGACGCTGCCGGTCGCGGTCTCGATGATCCGTGCCATGGGTCAGCCCTCCGTCGGGGTGATCAGCAAGCTGCCGGCGACGTGCACGGTGGCCACGTGCCCGGGCAGCACCAGCGTGGTGGAGTCCATCTCGGTGACGATCGCCGGACCGCGGACGACGTCGCCGGCGCGCAGCCGGGCGCGGTCGTAGACCACCGCCGGCACGTGCTCGCCGCCGACGTAGACGGTGTGGTCGGCGACCCTCGCCGCGGCCGGGTCCCCGTCGCCGGCCGGCAGCGCGACCGGCGCGACGTCGTGCCGCCCGGTGACCGTCGCCCGGGCGTTGACCAGCTCGTGGTCGACGCCCAGCAGGAAGGAGAAGAGCCGGTCGTGCTCGGCGTCGAACGCCTCCCCCAGCCGGGTCAGCGCGGCGTCGGCGTCGGCGAGCCAGGCGGGGTCGACGTCGACCGGGATCTCGAAGCCCTGCCCGTGGTACCGGACGTCGACCTGGTAGCCGGTGGTCTGCTCCCCGCGCGGCACGCCCTGGGCGGCGAGCCGCTGCCCGGCGTCCTCGGCCAGCTCCTGCAGCACGCCGGCGAGGTCGCCCCCGGTGAGGTCGGCGAACCGGCGCAGCACGGTGCGCGCCGACTCGTCGCGGCGGTTGGTGGTGGCGTCGCCGAGCGCGCACAGCAGCCCCGGCCCGGGCGGCACGATCACCGGCCAGGCGCCGGTGAGCCGGCCCAGCGCGTTCGCGTGCAGCGGGCCGGCGCCGCCGAAGGCGACCAGCGCGAAGTCGCGGGGGTCGAAGCCCTGCTGCACCGAGACCAGCCGGAGCCCGCCGAGCATGTTCTCGTTGACGATGTCGATGATCCCGGCGGCGGCGCCTCCACCGACTCCAGCCCCATCGCCTCGGCGACCTTGGAGACCGCCGCCCGGGAGGCCTCGACGTCCAGGGTGATCTCGCCGCCGGCCAGGGTGGTCGGCAGGTACCCAAGGACGACGTTCGCGTCGGTGACGGTGGGCTCGACCCCGCCCTTGCCGTAGGCGGCCGGGCCCGGGTCGGCGCCGGCGGACTGCGGCCCGACCCGCAGCGCCCGGGTCAGCTCCGGCACGTGCGCGATCGACCCGCCGCCGGCGCCCACCGTGCACACGTCGACGCTGGAGGCGCGCACCGACAGGTCACCGACCTGGGTCACCCGGCCGATCCGCGGGTGCAGGTCCTGCACCAGGCCGACGTCGGTGGAGGTGCCGCCCATGTCGAAGGTGATCAGGTCGCGGTGGCCGGCCTGCTCGGCGACCCAGACCGCGCCGGTCACCCCGCCGGCCGGGCCGGACAGCAGCATGGTGACCGGGGCGCCGATCGCCGCGTCGGCGGACTGCAGGCCGCCGTCGCTGCGCAGGATGGCCAGCTCGCCGGCCACCCCGCCGGCGCGCAGCTGCTCGGCCAGCGTGGTCACGTACCGCTTCACCTGCGGCTGCACGTAGCCGTTGGCGACCGTGGTCAGCGTGCGCTCGTACTCGCGCAGCTCGGGCAGCACGTCCGACGACAGCGACACCGGCACGCCGGGCAGCAGCTCGGCGGCGAGCTCGCCGATCCGCCGCTCGTGCGCGGGGTCGGCGAAGGAGTTGATCAGGCTGACCGCGAGCGCCTGCACGCCGCGGCCCTGCAGCCGGGTCAGCTGCGCCCGGACGTCGTCCTCGTCGAGCTCGCGGACGACGGAGCCGTCGCTGGCGATCCGCTCGTCGACCTCCACGGTGTTCTCCAGCGCGGCGAGCGGCTCGGGCTTGGGCCAGATGATCCAGCCGGCCAGCCCGCCGGGCACGAAGGAGCGGGCGATCTGCAGCACCTGCCGGAAGCCCCGGGTGGTGACCAGGCCGACGGTGGCGCCCTTGCCCTCGAGGATCGCGTTGGTGGCCACGGTGGTGCCGTGCAGCACCGAGGCGACCTCGGACAGCTCGATGCCCGCCTCCGCGCACGCCTTGCCGATGCCGGTCAGCACGCCGACCGACTGGTCGGCCGGGGTGGAGGCGGTCTTGGCCCGCCAGGTGCGGCCGCTGCCCTCCTCGACCAGCAGGACGTCGGTGAAGGTGCCGCCGACGTCGACTCCGAGCCGGTAGCTCATGGGGTCTCCTCTCCTCGGGTGCGGTCGGTGGTGCGGGGGTTCAGCGGGGCCGGGCGGCGGCGCGGACCATGACGGCCCGCGCGTTGTGGATGTGCGCGGTCATCACCGCCCGGGCCCACTCCGGGTCGCCGGCCCGCAGCGCGGCGACGATCTCGGTGTGGTGGGCCAGGCTGCGCTGCAGGGAGGCCGCGTCGTAGGCGTGGAAGTTCCGGGCGACCAGCGGCGAGTGCACGGCCCCGGCCAGCGCGGTGGCCAGCGCCGGGGCGGCGGCCAGCTCGACCAGCCGGCCGTGGAAGGCGCGGTTGAGCGGCACCAGCGCGTCGGGGTCCCGGTCGCCGAGGTCGACCATCCGCGCGGCCAGGTCGTCGAGGGCGTCGAGGTCGGCCGCGGTGGCGTGCGGGACGGCGAGGGCGGTCAGCTGCGGCTCCAGCAGCGAGCGCAGCGCGAAGACCCCCTCCAGCTCGTCGACGGTCCAGCTGGCCACCCGGGCGCCGCGGTTGGGGACGAGCTCGACCAGGCCCTCGGCGGCGAGCCGGCTCAGGGCCTCGCGGACCGGCGTCCGGCTGACCCCCAGCCGCTCGGCGAGCTCCACCTCACCGAGCCGCGCCCCGGCCGGGAGCGCGCCGCGCAGGATGTCCTCGCGCAGCGTGTCCAGCGCCCGTTCGGCGGACGTCAGCGACCGTGTCACAGTTCACACTCCCTAGCGGATTGCATGCAACATAGGGCTGGCCGGCTTCCCTGGACAAGCCCTGGTGCGTAAATTCGGCGTGACTGCATACAAGAGGGGGCACTCGTGGGAGACCTGCTGGGACACCGCCGTCCGTCGCCGGGGGCTGCGCTGCGCGCCCTGCTGGCCGGGCCGGAACCGCTGCTCGCGCCGGGGGCCTACGACGGCCTCTCCGCCCGGCTGGTCGAGCAGGCCGGCTTCGACGCCGTCTACATGACCGGCTTCGGGACGACGGCCTCGCTCATCGGCCGCCCCGACGTGGGGCTGCTGACCGGGTCGGAGATGGTCGACAACGCCCGGCGGATCGTCTCCGCCGTCGACGTCCCGGTGATCGCCGACGCCGACACCGGCTACGGCAACGCGATCAACGTGCTGCGCACCGTGCAGCTGTTCGAGCAGGCCGGCGTGGCCGGGCTCCAGCTCGAGGACCAGGTGGCGCCGAAGAAGTGCGGGCACATGAGCGGCAAGGCGGTGATCAGCACCGCCGAGATGGTGGGCAAGCTGGAGGCCGCCGTCGCCGCCCGGCGTGACCCGGACCTGGTGGTCATCGCCCGCACCGACGCCGTCGCGGTGTCCGGGATCGAGGACGCCGTCGCCCGCGGCCGCGCCTACGCCGAGGCCGGGGCGGACGTGCTGTTCGTCGAGGCGCCGACGTCGGAGGACGACATCGCGCGGGTCGCCGGCGAGCTGGCCGGGGTCGCCCCGCTGGTGTTCAACTGGGCCGAGGGCGGGCGCACCCCGCCGCTGCCGCTGAGCCGGATCGCCGAGCTCGGCTTCTCGCTGGTGATCTACCCGATCGGCACGCTGCTGGCGGCCACCGCCGGGATGCGCGCGCTGCTGGCCACGCTGAAGGCCGACGGCGTCCCGCCGCTGGCCGGGCTGCCCGCCTTCGACGAGTTCACCGACCTGGTCGGGCTGCCCGAGGTGCAGCAGCTGGAGCAGCGCTTCCGCGGCTGAGCCCGGTCAGTCCGAGCCGGGCCAGGGCTCCTCGGCGGAGATGCCGAGCTGGGTGCTGCAGCTGCGGTCGTCGGCCACCGACTGCGGGCGGAAGTAGATGGTCGAGGCGGTGACGTCGTCGCCGAAGGCCTGCGGGGTCGACCCGGTGGCGGTGCCCCCGGTGGCCACCGCGGGGTCGGCCGAGGGGGCGATCGAGAAGCGGACGACCCGGGTGAACTGGCAGTCCGCCCCCACCGACTCGATGCTGAACTCGGTCGGCGGGCGCTCCGTGCCGCGCACGATGTTGTCCAGCCCGCCGGCGCCGGTGGACCCCTCGACCAGGTCGATCGCGCCGTCGCCGTCCTGCACGTCGTCGCTGTCGTTCTGCGCGTGCACGTGCCCGGACACCGTCTGCCGGACCACCCCGGGCAGCTCGTCGCGCACCGCCTCGGCGGCGACCGGCTCGTGCAGGGCGAAGACGTCGACCGGCTCGACCGCCGCAGTGGCCTCGCCGTCGGCCGGCGCCGCGGAGGTCGTCGTCCCGTCGGCTGCCTCCTCCCCGTCGCCGACCGCGGCGGCGACCGCGTCGGCCTCCAGCGGGTCGGTGACCGAGGTGTCGTCGGAGCCGTACGCGCCGGACGCGCCGTACACCCGGGGGTCGCTGAGCCCGGCGATCCGCAGCCCGTAGGCGCGCACCACCCCCGCGGTGACCTCGTAGCCGTCGTCGGTGGCGGTCTTGGTGCCGAGCACGGTGACGCCGGGGACGCTCCGCATGATCTCCACGGTCGCCGGGGAGTCGTGGTTGCCGGCGATCCACAGCATCGGCGTGGTCGCGGTGACCGCCCGGATGCCGTCGAGGTAGGCCGGGGTGAGCTCCTCGCGGGTGCCGAACTCGCTCTCGTCGCCGAGGTTGAGCACCAGGTCGACGTCGTAGTTCGCGGCGTACTGCGCGACCAGCGGGTAGTTGGCGGCCAGGTGCATGTCGGAGATGACCATGAGCTGCAGGGCGGTCTCCGGCGTCCGGTCGTCGATCTGGGCCTGCAGCGCGGCCTGGATGCCGACCACCGAGCCCAGCACGTCCAGCGCCTTGGACTGCTGCGAGTAGTACTGCGACAGCTGGTCGGGGAACAGCTGCGCGGCGGCCAGGGTGCCGGTGAGCCGGGAGTCCCGCACCCAGTCCGGGTTGTAGGTCAGCACCCCGTAGCCGGCGACGGCGAGGGTGACCAGCACCGCCGCCCCGGCCCCGAGCGCCCGGCGGCGCAGCTCGTGCGGCTCCCGCGGCCGGCCGCGCAGGTAGCGGACCGCCATGCCCAGCGCCGCGGCCACCGCCAGCCCGATGGCCAGCCCGAGCAGCAGCTCACCCACCAGCCAGGTGGCGATCCGGGGCAGCTGGGCGGTGACGTCGGCCTGCAACCGCTCGACGAAGCCGGGCAGGTCACCGCCCGCCAGCCGGGTGAGCTCCAGGACGTCGACGTCCTCGGGGCTGATGTGCACGCCGAACGGCACCCCGCTGACCTGCGGGAACTCCCAGCTGCCGAGGGTGGTGTCGGCGGAGAGCCCGGGCCGGGTGAACAGCGTGCCCTGCACCTCGAAGGGCACGCCCTGCACGGTCGCGTGGTACGGGAAGGCCTGCAGCAGCGCGGCCGCGCAGAGCAGCGGCAGGGCCAGCCGGAACAGCCAGCGCAACGCGACCTGCAGCACCCGGCTGAGCAGGCCGCCGGCGCGGGAGGCCACCCGGCGGGCGCGGGCGGCGCGGGTCTGCGGGAACGGCAGCGCCAGCTGCTCGGCGCCGTCGGGGGTGCGTGCCATCGCCGGTCATGATCCCAGCCGCCGCCCGGACCGGGCGCACCGGAAGGGCTGGTGCTCCTCCGGGGACCGGGAGCACCATCCTCGGCGGGACCTCACCGAGCCGGAGAGGAGCGGCGCCATGGCGGTGTACGTCTACCGGTGCGCCGAGCACGGCGTGCTCGACGTGGTCGCGCCGATCGGCACCGCACCGGCGACGGCGTCCTGCCCGCGCTGCGCCGGCACCGCGACCCGGGTGTTCACCGCCCCGCGGCTGTCCCTCGGCTCGGCCCCGGCCCGCGCGCTGCTGGACCGCACCGAGCGCAGCGCGGACTCCCCCGACGTCGTGACCCGGCCGCCGTCGCCGGGCCGCGCGCCGGCCGCGCCGCGCAACCCCGCGCTGGCACGACTCCCCCGCCCCTGACCGGAGGCCGCCATGCCCGAGCTCGTCTTCCCGCTCGACTCCAGCAAGCGGTTCACCGAGCAGGACATCGTGGGGCACAACCGCTGGCACCCCGACATCCCCGCGGCGGTGACCGTCCGGCCAGGCGACGTCTTCCGGGTGCACTGCCGGGAGTGGTTCGACGGCGCGATCCACAACGACGACTCGGCCGACGACGTCCGGGACGCACCGCTGTCCACCGTGCACGTGCTCAGCGGCCCGATCGCCGTCGAGGGCGCCGAGCCCGGCGACCTGCTGCTGGTCGACATCGTCGACGTCGGGCCGATCCCGCAGGAGGACTCCGGGCCGCTCGCCGGCCAGGGCTGGGGCTACACCGGCATCTTCCCGAAGCAGAACGGCGGCGGCTTCCTGACCGACCAGTTCCCCGACGCCTACAAGGCGATCTGGGACTTCCGCGGTCAGACGGCGACCTCGCGGCACGTCCCCGGCGTCTCCTACACCGGGATCGTGCACCCCGGGCTGATGGGGACCGCGCCCTCGGCGGACCTGCTCGCCCGGTGGAACCGGCGCGAGGGCGCGCTGATCGCCACCGACCCGGACCGGGTGCCGCCGCTGGCGCTGCCGCCGCTGCCGCAGGACGCCGTCCTCGGCTCGCTGTCCGGCGCGGAGTTCGACCGGGTGGCGGCCGAGGCGGCCCGCACCGCGCCGCCCCGGGAGAACGGCGGCAACCAGGACATCAAGAACTTCAGCCGCGGGACCCGCGTCTTCTACCCGGTGTTCGTGCCCGGGGCGAACCTGTCGATGGGCGATCTGCACTTCTCCCAGGGCGACGGCGAGATCACCTTCTGCGGCGCCATCGAGATGGGCGGCTTCCTCGACCTGCACGTCGACCTGATCAAGGGCGGGATGGAGACCTACGGGGTGGCGGAGAACGCCGTCTTCGTGCCCGGCAACGTCGAACCGCGGTACGAGCGGTGGCTTGCCTTCTCCGGCACGTCGGTGACGCTGGACGGCGAGCAGCGGTACCTGGACTCCGACCTGGCCTACCAGCGGGCCTGCCTGCACGCGATCGACTACTTGAGCAGGTTCGGCTGGAGCCGGGAGCAGGCGTACCTGCTGCTCGGGTCGGCGCCGATCGAGGGCCGGCTGTCCGGGGTCGTCGACATCCCCAACTCGTGCGCGACCGTCTACATCCCGACCGGGATCTTCGACGTCGACGTCATCCCGTCCGCGGCCGGACCGACCCGGATCGACCCGGGCCAGGGCGCGCCGCACTCCTCGTTCTGAGCCCACGCCGCACGTCTCCGGACGACGCCGTCCGGAGACGTGCGGGGTTTCCTGGCCCGGCATGGGACCCTGGTACTGACCGACGACGACGCGCTCGCCGACTCGTCGCCGACGAACGGGACACCCTTTGGCACTGATCACCTGTCCCACCTGCAGCAGCGAGGACATCGACGGCACCCCGCAGCCGGACAGCCGGCTGCTGATCCACTGCAACGCCTGCGGCCACGAGTGGCTGCGCGGCGAGGCCCGGCGCGACCCGGCCCGGCCGGCGGTGCAGACCGCGGAGTCCCTGCAGGCGACCTTCCCCTCCCCCGCCGACGTCCGCCCGGACGTGCGCGAGCGGGTGATGCTGCTGACCTCGGAGTTCCTGATGGAGCGCCCGGAGCCCGACCCGTCGGTCGAGGCCTACCGGGTGCGCTACGCCGAGCTGTTCACCCGCGACGGCCTGCGCACCGCCACCCCGGACCAGCTGCTCTACTTCGCGAACTCCACCACCGTCGCCGACCCTGGCAACATGTCCGGCTTCAACCGGGCGTGGAAGACCGCCGGCCCGGACAAGGCCGCCGCGATGGTGCGGGACAGCATCGAGTACCTGCTCTACGGCCCGGAGAGCCTGAAGCTCGAGGACCGGATGACGCACCTGGTCGACGGCAGCAAGAAGGGGCTGGGCTTCCCCTCGTTCAAGGAGTCGCTGCTCACCAAGGTGCTGTGCGTGGTCGAGCCCGAGCGCTTCCTGCCGGTGGTCAGGTACACCGCGGCGGCGTCGGGCAAGAAGGAGCTGGCGAAGGTCGTGTTCGAGCTCGACCTGCCGCCGGTGGAGAAGAGCGCCTGGACCATCGGGCGGCTCGCGGTGTGGAGCAACGACCTGCTGCGCTCGCTCATCGGCAACGACGTCCCGGACCTGCAGCAGGCGGCACGCTTCCTGCAGTGGGCGAAGGGCCAGCCGGTCCTCTCCCGCTCCTGACGCCGGGCGCGGCGCCGGTCACCGCACGGTGACGGCGCCGCTCCCGTTCGGCACCAGCTCGACCCAGGTGCTGCCCGGGGCGAGCCGCACCGGGTTGCCGTCGGGGCCGAGCAGCACCAGCCGGTCGGCGACGCCGTTCTTGACCCAGGTGACCGGCATGGTGCGGCCGCCGGTGGCGAGCAGCGCCTCGCCCCGGCCCTGCAGCACCGTCTCCGGCACCGGGTTGCCGGCCGGGTCGCGGCCGTCGGTGACCACCACGTCGACCCGGAGGACGACGACGTTCGTGGCGCGCATCGGCGTGCCGTCGGCCTCGACGGCCGGGGTGCCGTTCTCGTCGCGGACCCACCTGCCGTCCGGCGGGCTCCAGGTCCAGTTCGGGTGGCTGGACGGCGACAGGGTGAGCGCCAGGGCGCCGGCGGGCGTGCCGGCGGTCAGCGGGGTCGCCTCGGCCGCGGTGGCCGCCGTCTCGAACTGCGGGCCGGGCGCAGCCAGGTGCTGCGGGTCGGCCTGGGCGACCAGGGCCGTCGGGTCGGCGTAGACGTTGTGCGGCGCCGACCGGCTGCCGATCCGGTAGAAGCCGGAGTCGCCGTTGTCGAAGCTGAGCACCTGCAGGCCGGCGTCGGCGACGGCGCCGACGTAGGCCGGCTGCCCGCCGGAGAAGCCGAAGAGGCCGTGCAGCGGGGCGGCGATCGCCGGGTCCATCGGCCGGACCGAGCGGACCGGCCCGACCTCGGGCGGCAGCACCGAGTGGTAGACGGCGACGTAGCGGGTGATGCCGCCCTCGACGACCTCCTCCCACACCATGTCGGCGGCGTTGAGCCCGGTCTGCGGGCGCGCGTCGAGCGAGTTCTCGATCTTCACCGCGAGCGCCGGGCGGGCCGGGACGGCGCCGCTCTCCAGGCCGGTGAGCGGCCAGAGCACCGGCGGCGGTGGCGGGGGCGGCGGCGCCGGGTCGACGAGGTGGTGGCCGGCGTCGTCGCGGCCTGCGGGGTCTCCTCGTCGCCACCGCAGGCGACCAGGCTGCTCAGCGTCAGCCCGGCGAGCAGGGCGGCGCCGAGGGTCCGGCGGGGAGGGGCGAGTGCCACGGGCGTGCTCCTGCGTCGGTGCTGCAGCGACCACCCGACGGGCGCCCGCGTGACCGGAGGTCGGTCATCGGTCGTCATCGGCTGCCGGGGGCCATCCCAGCACCGGCGACGCCCCGTGCGCCCCTCCCGCCACCTGGAATCCGGTGGTCCTTGTCGGTGGGTGCCCGTACGGTCCTGCCCGCTCACCCACTCGACCCGGAGGGACCCCGTGACCCCGCCTGCCGCAGGCAGCACCCCGCAGCTCGGCCTGGACTACCTGGAGGACGTCAGCGCGAAGCTGATGCTGCAGGCCCAGTGGTCCGGTGCCATGCCCTACCTGCGCGCCGGTTCCGTCCCCGGCACGGTCGAGGACCTGGCGGCGCTGCTGCCCGAGGGCGCACGGCTGCGGTTCGACCAGCGCTGGCCGCGGCACCGCACCGTCACCGCCGAGCTGCCCGGGCTGGTCGTCGAGCTGGAG comes from the Modestobacter italicus genome and includes:
- a CDS encoding DUF3048 domain-containing protein, which translates into the protein MLWPLTGLESGAVPARPALAVKIENSLDARPQTGLNAADMVWEEVVEGGITRYVAVYHSVLPPEVGPVRSVRPMDPAIAAPLHGLFGFSGGQPAYVGAVADAGLQVLSFDNGDSGFYRIGSRSAPHNVYADPTALVAQADPQHLAAPGPQFETAATAAEATPLTAGTPAGALALTLSPSSHPNWTWSPPDGRWVRDENGTPAVEADGTPMRATNVVVLRVDVVVTDGRDPAGNPVPETVLQGRGEALLATGGRTMPVTWVKNGVADRLVLLGPDGNPVRLAPGSTWVELVPNGSGAVTVR